Sequence from the Candidatus Omnitrophota bacterium genome:
GCGATGGAGGTCGCCCCGGCGAGGGACGCTCTGCAGAGGATGCTTGGTCACCCCTACACGGTCAAGACCTGGATGGACCTTGACCGGAACCTGGTGACGGCTCTCGCTCTGGAGAAGAAGATGATGTTCATAATTCTCGCCCTCATAGTCACGGTGGCGTGTTTCAATATTTCAAGCTCTTTAATAATGATGGTGATGGAGAAGACCCGGGACATAGGCATCCTCAAGGCGATCGGCGCAAGTTCCGCCGGGATAAGCACGGTCTTCTTCACTGAAGGCGCGATGATCGGGCTGGGGGGAGTTCTTTTGGGCACTTCCTGCGGGGTTTTCCTCTCAAGCAGGATAAACCAGGTGGCCGCACTTCTCGAGCGCTTTACAGGGGTCAATCTTTTCCCGAGCGACGTTTATTATTTCACGACCATTCCTGTCGAGATAAGCACTTCGGACGTTGTCATGATAACGGTCCTCGCCATGGCGCTTACCCTGGCGGCCGGGGTGTACCCGGCATGGAAGGCTTCGCGTCTCGATCCGGTCGAAGCGATAAGGTATGAATAGATCATGTTGGAAGCAAGAGCCTTAAGCAAAATATACCTGCAGGGAGCAGGCGAGCTCCACGCGGTCGAAGAAGTGGACCTCATGGTCTCCCCGGCAGAGAAGGTGTACGTGCGCGGCCCTTCCGGGGCGGGAAAGTCCACGCTCCTGCACATGCTCGGCGGACTCGATAAGCCTTCGCGTGGAAGCGTCACCTTCAAAGGGAGCGATATCTACCGTCTCTCCGGCAGGAACAGAAGCAGGGTGAGGAACGCCAGTTTCGGGTTCGTTTTCCAGTTCTATCATCTCCTGCCGGAACTTTCGGCGCTCGAGAACGTCATGCTGCCGGCTCTGATAAAGGGTTCCTCCTCAAGGAAGGATATAAGGACGCGGGCGATGGACCTGCTGGATAAGGTGGGCATATCCCACCGGGCATCGCACAGGCCCTCGCGCTTATCCGGAGGCGAGGCCCAGCGCGCGGCGATAGCCCGGGCGCTTGTGAACGAGCCGGAAGTCCTTTTCTGCGACGAGCCGACGGGCAACCTCGACTCGTCCATGAGCGAGGAGATCTACAGGCTTCTTTTCAGCATAAGTTCCCAGAGCGGGATGAGCGTTGTGGTGGTCTCGCACCAGGAGCTAGACAGCGGGCTGTTCACCAGCGAGTATTACATGAAGGACGGAAGAATAAAGGCCCTCAAGGTCTCGGAATATCAAAGTACCGCAAGTTAAGAAAGGAAAGGGAATGTCGCTAAAAATATTTTTCAATGGCCAGTTCGTCGAAAAGGACCAGGCCAAGGTCTCTGTTTTCGATCACGGCCTGCTTTACGGTGACGGTGTTTTCGAAGGGATAAGGTCATATAGCCGGAAGGTCTTCAAGCTGGAGGAGCATATAAACCGCCTGTATGAAAGCGCGGACGCGATAAGGCTCAAGATACCCATTGAGAAAAAAGAGCTTTCGGCGAAGATAATAGAGACGCTTAAGGTCAACGCCCTGGACGACGCGTATATCAGGGTGGTCGTGACAAGGGGGGTGGGTGACCTTGGTCTTGACCCGCGTAAGTGCGCGCGCCCCACGGTGTTCATCATTACAGACAAGATAGCGCTTTACCCCCAGGAGCTCTACCGGTCGGGGCTTTCCATCGCGATAGCCAAGACAAAGCGCAATCATCCCATGACGGTTGATCCCAGGATCAAGTCTCTCAATTACCTTAACAATATCCTGGGCAGGATAGACGCGATAGACGCCGGTACCGAGGAAGCCCTTATGCTGGATATCGACGGATATATAACCGAGTGCACCGGGGACAACATATTCCTTGTTAAAGAAGGCAAGCTTTTTACCCCGCCGGCGGAGCTGGGAGCGCTTGAAGGGGTCACCCAGGACCTGGTGATAGAACTTGCCGCCAACAGGGGCATCGGGACCGAGTACAAGAAGATGTATCCGGAAGAGCTCGAGAAGGCGGATGAGTGCTTCCTTACCGGGACGGCCGCCGAGATCATCCCGGTCATCAAGGTGGGGGAGAAGGTCATCGGTACCGGGAAGCCCGGCGAGATATATAAGCAGCTTCTCGGGGACTTCCGCAAGATAACCGAGACCGAAGGAGTGGGGTACTGAAGATGAAATGCGATATCTGCGGCAGGAGAGAGGCAACGGTGCACCTTACCGAGGTCATTAACGACAAGGTGACCAAACTTCACATATGCGAGAGGTGCGCCCGGGAAAAGAGCGAGCAGATGCAGTCGCATTTCGGGCTGCATGACCTTTTGGCTGGGCTTGTGGACATAGGCCCCGACCTGGCGGGGGAGGCGCCGCCCTTTACCGCGGCCGAGGCCAAGTGCCCGCAGTGCGGGATGGGCTATTACGATTTCCAGCAGACCGGAAGGCTGGGTTGCGGCGCGTGTTACGAGGCTTTCGAGAAGAACCTGAGCGAACTGCTGAAGAAGATACACGGCTCCGACCGGCACGTGGGGAAGATCCCTTTCAAGGCCGAGAGGCCCCAGAAAGAGCAGAAGGACCTGATAAGGCTGCGCAAGGAGCTGGCCGAGCTTGTCCGGCGGGAGGAGTTCGAGAAAGCGGCTCTATTACGCGACAGGATAAAGGAACTTGAGGAAAGAGAACAAGATGAAACTTAATGAACTGGCCGGAAAAAAGAACGAATGGCTCCTGGCGAAGGGGCCGGAGGCGGCTATCGCCGTCTCCACGCGCATGAGAGTGGCGCGAAACCTGAAGGGGCACGTGTATTTCAGCCGCGCCAGCGAAAAGCAGCGCGAGAAGACGCTTAAGAGCCTTATAACGGGTCTTGCCAAGAGCAAGTACCTGAAGAAGGCCCTGGTGGTGAGGATGCGCGATGTTCCGGAGCTTGAGAGGATGATGCTGGTGGAACGCTACCTGATGAGCCGGGAACACGCCCAGCAGGTGGCCCAGAAAGCACTGGCCGTGGAGGAGAACGAGGCGGTCAGCGTCATGCTCAACGAGGAGGACCATATAAGGCTCCAGGTCATACAGCCCGGTTTCAACGTGATGGAGACCTGGCGTATAGTTGACGAGGTGGACACGGACCTGTCCGGCCATCTCCAGTACGATTTTTCCAGGAAGTTCGGATACCTCACCTCGTGCCCGACGAACACCGGTACGGGCCTCAGGGCTTCTGTCATGCTGCACCTTGCCGGGCTCGTCATGACGGGCCAGATAGACGCGGTGCTCGAGGGCATATCGAAGCTCGGTCTTACCATGAGGGGTTTTTACGGGGAGGGCACCGAGGCTTCCGGAGACCTTTTCCAGATATCCAACCAGGTGGCGCTGGGCCATTCGGAGATGGACATACTCGATAACCTGGAGAGGATAATCGCAAGGATAATCAAGCGCGAGAAACAGACCCGCGAGGAGTTCACCCGGAAGAAGAAAATAGAGGTTCAGGACAGGATCGACCGTTCCTACGGCACCCTTAAGAGCGCGCGGGTCATTACAAGTAACGAGACGGTAAAACTTCTTTCGGCGATACGCCTGGGGATAGACCTGGGGATGGTGAGTGACCTCTCGGTCGCGGACGTGAACGAGATAATGCTCATCACCCAGCCGGCTCACCTTCAGAAGGTGACAGGAAGGGATCTTGCTCCTTCGCAAAGGGATATAGCGAGGGCCGATCTCATAAGGGAG
This genomic interval carries:
- a CDS encoding ATP-binding cassette domain-containing protein, yielding MLEARALSKIYLQGAGELHAVEEVDLMVSPAEKVYVRGPSGAGKSTLLHMLGGLDKPSRGSVTFKGSDIYRLSGRNRSRVRNASFGFVFQFYHLLPELSALENVMLPALIKGSSSRKDIRTRAMDLLDKVGISHRASHRPSRLSGGEAQRAAIARALVNEPEVLFCDEPTGNLDSSMSEEIYRLLFSISSQSGMSVVVVSHQELDSGLFTSEYYMKDGRIKALKVSEYQSTAS
- the ilvE gene encoding branched-chain-amino-acid transaminase; the protein is MSLKIFFNGQFVEKDQAKVSVFDHGLLYGDGVFEGIRSYSRKVFKLEEHINRLYESADAIRLKIPIEKKELSAKIIETLKVNALDDAYIRVVVTRGVGDLGLDPRKCARPTVFIITDKIALYPQELYRSGLSIAIAKTKRNHPMTVDPRIKSLNYLNNILGRIDAIDAGTEEALMLDIDGYITECTGDNIFLVKEGKLFTPPAELGALEGVTQDLVIELAANRGIGTEYKKMYPEELEKADECFLTGTAAEIIPVIKVGEKVIGTGKPGEIYKQLLGDFRKITETEGVGY
- a CDS encoding protein arginine kinase → MKLNELAGKKNEWLLAKGPEAAIAVSTRMRVARNLKGHVYFSRASEKQREKTLKSLITGLAKSKYLKKALVVRMRDVPELERMMLVERYLMSREHAQQVAQKALAVEENEAVSVMLNEEDHIRLQVIQPGFNVMETWRIVDEVDTDLSGHLQYDFSRKFGYLTSCPTNTGTGLRASVMLHLAGLVMTGQIDAVLEGISKLGLTMRGFYGEGTEASGDLFQISNQVALGHSEMDILDNLERIIARIIKREKQTREEFTRKKKIEVQDRIDRSYGTLKSARVITSNETVKLLSAIRLGIDLGMVSDLSVADVNEIMLITQPAHLQKVTGRDLAPSQRDIARADLIRERLDKKKTSKA